Proteins encoded together in one Labrus bergylta chromosome 20, fLabBer1.1, whole genome shotgun sequence window:
- the rreb1a gene encoding ras-responsive element-binding protein 1 isoform X1 yields MSRRKQPNPNKVKPVMENSNEEQRAEKNEEGESETKEEKTHSNLKAINGVTEEAASAGEQLQNGDRGGGDGEGGGGGGIMGAEGGGDLSSINAMMSAVMSAAGTINGGGDGEGGSGVTSANSSAGPSPSPSPSKSLTAAMRAPPSRNARRTQDTKDESSAFICPLCDKNCQSQHQLTMHIRQHNADAGASDHSCSICGKCLSSASSLDRHMLVHSGERPYKCNVCGQTFTTNGNMHRHMKIHEKDPASGLLPVSPPSPTKRRRPSVKRRLEEENGEEPPNKKVVEDAASEELAAAVRGAEEELLPCPICFKTCSSRLELDAHMDAHPDTALRCDICCLSFRTHRGMLRHNAGVHKLLPQDPSGRPFIQNNPSIPTGFNDLAFIDFSCKKFAHIAQVWCETNLRRCISKFHRFVCDCCDKAFPLHSALELHKITSHSEKANDADTQEAEAEAEDEEEDEDEDEDEDVADKTIGPENEEKEVLHAEQSGFLEGLGLQHISTVKSGPTDDEIHQAHLDSIKVIHVEPPSFSLPQEPASAYLSGGLGLTLGLGVGGLAALSIPLLEASGSASTLQGLTQRDALSLLSLQPFPTGLLLQPEGGAATGSAVSSGAKPGEAGGAGIMELADIQQILQVASAAPNQMGLTLPPLAKAPGFAGSQGLVQGQKAMPPLKPKPPITPRSSLTANTPPPLQSSQQASLGCISPSLPPPTPTLFKTPSSSAGNGGQLDAECMGDAHTPLSDSPPAVTTAVHEEAGLSGRKPGTKAGNNAGSAKGSFPCRFCDQVFSFSGVLQAHMRFHLGILPHQCNICDYVAPDKATLIRHLRTHSGERPYVCRVCHYPFTVKANCERHLRKKHAKTSRKDIEKNIKYVTSTTTANIAAAITAVTTTTTDTETGCTGAETTCRFCGEDLKSYRALQIHLRTHNGCQRKPFECRRCGAAFLAKRNCIHHLLKQHPEVQEREIEDHIATLLPATQSASAAGPVPAAAVAKLSLNGISPPAVQALQAVKVEDVVYPAELDQPLDFSAKGRSSQAGSPGVKLESVSPTFDCSAIDQPIDLSIPSKRQRREAAGVERREIKMEQGGNSIEQPILSKEEKTGIALPPLHPHPQLGCYQLPPGSTPPPASLPNISNSTRAQRLKPLLPKPSSSTTTTTSSPSSTTTHKELPPLASIAQIIHSVSGVPDLLKREDGKPQGGVSSQGESAAAAPGASAAPETQSEDTTEGSSRKRSRKKPAALSVKEKAAVSSSGIDLESSGEFASVEKMLATTDANKFSTYLQTGAADLGAKRDVDKSGGAEEKEEGKPVAAVGPQSKGKKNAYSNSVQKMTCPFCPRVFPWASSLQRHMLTHTGQKPFPCPKCDAFFSTKSNCERHLLRKHGVTHRTLRRNGSLSKKDGEDGSQDSAESQSENEQLTPDAQNHGNTTPSSELSPAPTAESPSSSEQEREGPTTPSPSHKSSQGGSPASIVAEQQEPNTTDQTDQQGAPETRAGKQPQQSNSTKVESTDDDDCHSNKSLDLNFGKKLIDFKLSTSPDAAQEEQPPQPASSSSSSSSTSAPPAASDNQEKEKSSAASSSSSSSSSSSSPAVKQQQEYKHVCRVCNKSFRYATTLARHERAHLSEETPTPAPVEVTSQETEEATESTVAKPTEDKEEEKEEEQKETEMEEEEGGVTRGGKSEGGESGESEEEKEERSEEEASEPKSLEGGRVDKRKKICKVCDKRFWSLQDLTRHTRSHTGERPYQCQTCERTFTLKHSLVRHQRIHLKPRGADGVDGASVGNDDASEDGDSCGPTPTSTCPPSENESECGSGPIGAKELDEEEDVKEEVEEGGESAVAEEENSVKKVESAADPEPPTTNTSLEEKSKLPEELATQKPSEDSTPKQQATDTKTSDESSASDLKSTPESNTSKDPSPSSSMSPEESAPADGLIQGLLEIHAKPALEHILPNGEPPLVGAD; encoded by the exons aaagagcagagaaaaacgAGGAGGGGGAGTCGGAGACGAAGGAGGAAAAGACTCACAGTAACCTTAAAG CGATCAACGGGGTGACGGAGGAGGCAGCGAGTGCAGGAGAGCAGCTACAGAACGGAgaccgaggaggaggagacggagaaggaggaggaggaggagggatcatgggagctgaaggaggaggagacctGTCCTCCATCAACGCCATGATGTCAGCAGTGATGTCAGCAGCAGGGACCATCAACGGCGGAGGAGACGGAGAAGGAGGGAGTGGAGTCACCTCAGCCAACTCCTCCGCCGGACCCTCACCAAG cccctcccccagcAAGTCGCTCACTGCAGCGATGAGAGCCCCTCCTAGCCGCAACGCACGACGCACCCAG gaCACCAAAGACGAAAGCTCAGCTTTTATATGTCCGCTGTGTGACAAGAACTGTCAATCACAACACCAGCTCACCATGCACATTAGACAG CACAATGCAGACGCCGGAGCGTCGGATCACTCCTGCAGCATCTGTGGGAAGTGCCTGAGCTCGGCCTCGTCGCTGGACAGGCACATGCTGGTCCACAGCGGGGAGAGACCCTACAAATGTAACGTCTGTGGACAGACCTTCACCACCAACGGCAACATGCACAG ACACATGAAGATCCATGAAAAGGACCCGGCCAGCGGTCTGCTCCCCGtcagccccccctccccaaccAAACGTCGCCGTCCGTCTGTCaagaggaggctggaggaggagaatggAGAGGAGCCGCCGAATAAGAAG gtggtGGAGGATGCGGCGTCAGAGGAATTGGCAGCTGCAGTTCGAGGAGCCGAGGAGGAGCTGCTGCCCTGTCCAATCTGCTTCAAGACCTGCAGCTCCAGACTGGAACTGGATGCACACATGGACGCACATCCCGACACTGCATTaag GTGCGATATCTGCTGCCTATCTTTCCGAACCCACCGTGGCATGTTGCGTCACAACGCCGGGGTTCATAAGCTCCTCCCCCAGGACCCCAGTGGACGCCCCTTCATCCAGAACAACCCCTCCATCCCGACCGGCTTCAACGACCTCGCCTTCATCGACTTCTCCTGCAAGAAGTTCGCTCACATCGCACAG GTCTGGTGTGAGACAAACCTCCGTCGCTGCATCAGTAAGTTCCATCGGTTCGTCTGCGATTGCTGCGACAAAGCGTTCCCCCTCCACTCTGCGTTGGAGCTCCATAAAATCACGTCCCACTCTGAAAAAGCCAACGACGCTGACACGCAGGAGGCCGAGGCCGAGGccgaggatgaagaggaggacgaggacgaggacgaggacgaggacgtAGCTGACAAAACGATTGGTCCAGAGAACGAGGAGAAAGAGGTCCTGCATGCAGAGCAGTCCGGCTTCTTGGAAGGGCTCGGCCTGCAGCACATCTCTACG gtgaAGTCTGGTCCCACAGACGATGAGATTCATCAGGCTCACCTGGACAGCATCAAGGTGATCCACGTGGAGCCTCCCTCCTTTAGCCTCCCCCAGGAGCCGGCCTCCGCCTACCTCTCTGGAGGACTGGGGCTGACTCTGGGACTCGGTGTGGGGGGTCTGGCTGCCCTCAGCATCCCGCTCCTGGAGGCGTCTGGCTCCGCCTCCACCCTGCAGGGCCTCACCCAGCGCGACGCCCTCAGCCTCCTCTCCCTTCAGCCGTTCCCCACAGGCCTCCTTCTGCAGCCTGAAGGGGGCGCTGCCACCGGGAGCGCAGTCTCATCTGGCGCTAAACCCGGGGAGGCGGGAGGAGCCGGGATCATGGAGCTGGCCGACATCCAGCAGATCCTTCAAGTGGCAAGTGCAGCGCCCAATCAGATGGGACTGACCCTCCCACCTCTCGCCAAAGCTCCGGGATTTGCTGGAAGTCAAG GTCTGGTTCAGGGTCAGAAGGCGATGCCTCCATTGAAACCCAAACCTCCCATCACCCCTCGCTCCAGCCTCACAGCcaacacccctcccccccttcagAGCTCCCAGCAGGCCTCTCTTGGCTGCATCAGCCCGAgcctgcctccccccacccccactctCTTCAAaactccctcctcctcagccgGTAACGGAGGGCAGCTGGACGCAGAGTGTATGGGTGACGCTCACACGCCTCTGTCGGACTCGCCGCCAGCTGTGACCACAGCAGTGCATGAGGAGGCGGGGCTAAGTGGGAGGAAACCGGGAACCAAAGCTGGAAACAACGCCGGCTCGGCTAAAGGTTCGTTCCCATGCAGATTCTGCGACCAGGTGTTCTCCTTCTCCGGCGTCCTGCAGGCTCACATGCGCTTCCATCTCGGCATCCTTCCTCATCAGTGCAACATCTGCGACTACGTGGCGCCGGACAAAGCCACGCTGATCCGACACCTGCGGACACACAGCGGCGAGAGACCATACGTCTGCCGGGTCTGCCATTACCCGTTCACTGTCAAGGCTAACTGTGAGCGCCACCTCAGGAAGAAGCATGCCAAGACCTCGAGGAAGGACATCGAGAAAAACATCAAGTATGTCACTTCCACCACCACGGCCAACATCGCTGCAGCCATAACCGCGGTAACAACCACCACCACGGATACGGAGACTGGCTGCACCGGAGCAGAGACCACCTGCAGGTTCTGCGGCGAGGACCTGAAGAGCTACCGGGCACTGCAGATCCACCTGCGAACGCACAACGGCTGTCAGAGGAAGCCGTTTGAGTGCCGGCGCTGTGGTGCCGCCTTCCTTGCCAAACGGAACTGCATCCACCACCTGCTGAAGCAGCACCCCGaggtgcaggagagagagatcGAGGATCACATCGCCACACTCCTGCCTGCCACTCAGTCCGCCTCCGCCGCTGGCCCGGTCCCAGCGGCCGCAGTGGCTAAGTTGTCGCTGAACGGGATAAGTCCGCCTGCAGTTCAGGCGCTGCAGGCAGTGAAGGTGGAGGACGTGGTTTATCCTGCTGAACTGGACCAGCCGCTCGACTTCTCTGCCAAAGGTCGCAGCAGCCAAGCGGGGTCTCCTGGAGTCAAACTGGAGAGCGTCTCCCCAACCTTCGACTGCTCTGCCATCGACCAGCCCATCGATCTGTCCATCCCCAGCAAGAGGCAGCGGAGAGAGGCGGCAGGCGtagagaggagggagataaAGATGGAGCAGGGCGGCAACAGCATCGAGCAGCCGATTCTTTCAAAGGAGGAGAAAACTGGAATCGCTCTGCCTCCTCTCCACCCTCACCCCCAGCTTGGCTGCTACCAGCTCCCCCCTGGATCCACCCCTCCCCCGGCCTCCCTCCCCAACATCAGCAACTCCACCCGAGCTCAGCGCCTCAAACCTTTGCTCCCCAAACCAagctcctccaccaccaccaccacctcctctccctcctccaccaccacccacAAGGAGCTGCCTCCTCTGGCTTCAATCGCTCAGATCATCCACTCCGTCTCTGGAGTTCCGGACCTGCTGAAGAGAGAGGATGGGAAGCCACAGGGTGGAGTCTCTTCTCAGGGTgaatctgctgcagctgcacccGGAGCCTCCGCTGCTCCTGAGACACAAAGTGAAGACACGACAGAAGGATCCAGCAG AAAGCGAAGCAGGAAGAAGCCGGCCGCCCTGTCAGTGAAGGAGAAAGCTGCTGTGAGTAGCAGCGGCATAGACCTGGAGTCCAGCGGGGAGTTCGCCAGCGTGGAGAAAATGCTCGCCACCACGGACGCCAATAAGTTCAGCACGTACCTGCAGACTGGAGCTGCCGACCTCGGAGCAAAGAGAG ACGTGGACAAatcaggaggagcagaggagaaggaggaggggaagccTGTGGCTGCGGTGGGGCCGCAGTCGAAAGGGAAGAAGAACGCCTACTCCAACTCTGTGCAGAAGATGACATGTCCCTTCTGCCCCCGAGTGTTCCCCTGGGCCAGCTCGCTGCAGAGAcacatgctgacacacacag GCCAAAAACCTTTCCCCTGTCCGAAGTGCGACGCCTTCTTCTCCACCAAATCAAACTGTGAGCGCCATCTGCTGAGAAAACACGGCGTCACGCACCGAACGCTGCGACGCAACGGCTCACTCAGCAAGAAGGACGGAGAGGACGGTTCGCAGGACAGCGCAG AGAGTCAGTCAGAGAACGAGCAGCTCACACCAGATGCACAAAACCACGGCAACACCACCCCCTCTTCAGAATTAAGCCCCGCCCCCACAGCGGAGAGTCCCTCTTCATCTGAGCAAGAAAGGGAGGGACCCACAACGCCTAGCCCCAGCCACAAATCAAGTCAAG GTGGCAGTCCAGCTTCCATTGTTGCAGAGCAGCAGGAACCAAACACCACAGATCAGacagaccagcagggggcgccagaGACCAGAGCAGGAAAACAGCCTCAACAGAGCAACAGCACCAAG gtgGAGAGTACAGATGATGACGACTGCCACAGCAACAAAAGTTTGGACCTGAACTTCGGCAAAAAGCTCATCGACTTCAAGCTCTCAACATCGCCAGATGCAGCTCAGGAAGAACAACCCCCCCAGCCtgcatcctcttcctcctcatcctcctctacctctgctcctccagcagcaTCAGACAAccaagagaaggagaaaagctctgcagcctcctcctcctcctcctcctcctcctcctccagcagccccgctgtgaagcagcagcaggagtaCAAACACGTATGCCGAGTCTGCAACAAGAGCTTCCGATACGCCACCACCCTCGCACGCCACGAGAGGGCGCACCTCTCTGAGGAGACGCCAACTCCTGCACCAGTAGAAGTGACCTCGCAGGAGACAGAAGAGGCGACGGAGAGCACTGTTGCAAAACCAAcagaagacaaagaggaggagaaagaggaggagcagaaggagacggagatggaggaggaggaaggaggagtgACGAGGGGAGGAAagagtgagggaggagagagcggggagtccgaggaggagaaggaggagaggagcgaAGAAGAGGCGTCGGAACCAAAGAGTTTAGAGGGAGGCAGAGTTgacaagaggaagaagattTGTAAAGTCTGCGACAAAAGATTCTGGTCTCTGCAGGACCTGACCCGACACACTCGCTCACACACAG GTGAGCGGCCGTACCAGTGTCAAACCTGCGAGAGGACTTTCACCTTGAAGCACAGCCTCGTTCGCCACCAAAGGATCCACCTGAAGCCCCGCGGAGCCGATGGAGTCGATGGAGCCTCTGTCGGGAACGACGACGCCAGTGAGGATGGAGACTCCTGCGGCCCGACGCCAACCTCCACCTGCCCGCCCTCGGAGAACGAGAGCGAGTGTGGGAGCGGCCCCATAGGGGCCAAGGAGttggatgaggaggaggatgtgaaAGAGGAGGTTGAGGAGGGAGGGGAATCAGCGGTGGCGGAGGAAGAAAATTCTGTGAAAAAAGTAGAGTCTGCTGCCGATCCAGAGCCGCCAACAACCAATACTTCTCTTGAAGAAAAATCTAAACTTCCTGAAGAATTGGCGACGCAAAAACCCTCGGAAGACTCGACTCCCAAACAACAAGCTACTGACACAAAGACAAGTGACGAATCCTCAGCCAGCGACCTAAAATCAACGCCTGAATCAAACACCTCCAAAGACCCCTCACCCTCTTCCTCCATGTCTCCTGAGGAGTCGGCCCCTGCAGACGGATTAATCCAGGGGCTGCTGGAGATCCACGCCAAGCCCGCGCTGGAGCACATCCTGCCCAACGGAGAGCCTCCTCTGGTGGGGGCAGACTGA